One stretch of Verrucomicrobiia bacterium DNA includes these proteins:
- a CDS encoding glycosyltransferase, whose translation MEIRLSDYEPVIGPQPIELMKRLAGHLAKKRVKMVNSTAVGGGVAEILQRLVPLFNELGVRTSWEVLKGGAEFFGITKAIHNALHGTPVELSPEVQEHFLSHTRTQAESFRFEEEFIFIHDPQPVVFIEKKTKKSGWVWRCHIDISAPYPPVWDFLRPFVEKYDGSIFSAPSFAQELPIPQYQIPPSIDPLALKNREVPEEEVLSYLEQVGLDPQRPIITQISRFDRLKDPLGVIAAYQLVKKRTDCQLVLAGGTADDDPEGSAVLAEIKEKAAGDPDIHILELPPFSDLEINKLQRGSTVVLQKSLKEGFALTVAEALWKKKPVVASAVGGIPLQIIHNQTGLLVHSVEGAALKIKYLLTHPEAARQLGENGHQHVKQHFLITRHLRDYLAVLFSLSHPGKDVIRL comes from the coding sequence GTGGAAATACGACTGTCCGATTACGAGCCGGTCATCGGGCCGCAGCCGATTGAACTGATGAAACGGCTGGCGGGGCATCTGGCCAAAAAGAGAGTCAAGATGGTCAATTCCACGGCCGTCGGCGGAGGGGTCGCGGAAATTCTGCAGCGGCTGGTGCCGCTTTTCAATGAGCTGGGGGTCCGTACCTCTTGGGAAGTTTTGAAAGGGGGGGCGGAGTTTTTCGGCATCACCAAGGCGATTCACAACGCCCTGCACGGAACACCGGTGGAGCTTTCGCCGGAGGTCCAGGAGCATTTTCTTTCCCACACCCGCACACAGGCGGAAAGTTTCCGTTTCGAGGAGGAATTCATCTTCATCCACGACCCGCAGCCGGTTGTCTTTATCGAGAAAAAGACCAAAAAATCCGGCTGGGTCTGGCGCTGCCACATCGACATTTCGGCCCCCTATCCGCCGGTGTGGGATTTTTTGCGGCCGTTCGTGGAAAAATACGACGGTTCCATTTTCTCCGCCCCCAGCTTTGCGCAGGAGCTCCCCATACCCCAATACCAGATACCCCCTTCCATCGATCCTCTGGCGTTGAAAAACCGGGAAGTCCCGGAAGAAGAGGTTCTATCCTATCTTGAACAGGTCGGTTTGGACCCCCAGCGGCCGATTATCACCCAGATTTCCCGCTTCGACCGGCTGAAGGACCCGCTCGGGGTGATTGCCGCCTACCAACTGGTGAAAAAAAGGACCGACTGCCAACTCGTTTTGGCCGGAGGGACGGCGGACGACGACCCGGAAGGATCGGCCGTTCTGGCGGAGATTAAGGAAAAGGCGGCCGGAGACCCCGACATTCACATTCTGGAACTTCCCCCCTTCTCGGATTTGGAAATCAACAAACTGCAGCGGGGCTCGACCGTCGTTCTGCAAAAATCGCTGAAGGAGGGGTTTGCGTTGACCGTGGCGGAGGCGCTCTGGAAGAAAAAACCGGTGGTCGCCTCCGCCGTCGGGGGAATTCCCCTGCAAATCATTCACAACCAAACCGGGCTTTTGGTGCATTCGGTCGAAGGGGCGGCTTTGAAAATCAAGTATCTTTTGACCCATCCGGAAGCGGCCCGGCAGCTGGGGGAAAACGGCCACCAGCACGTCAAACAGCATTTTTTGATTACCCGGCATCTGCGGGATTATCTGGCGGTTCTCTTTTCCTTGTCCCACCCCGGGAAGGATGTCATCCGGCTGTGA
- a CDS encoding GWxTD domain-containing protein: MELYPSQRLMKLFAASLTVLFATANLFGQNPLSKDSRVGIPPFEVDFAAFADTAKGKSRLEVYYKLRNVGFSFVKKGSEYQAAYEVEVSLEGENGREVASKHNSEEFAVPTYDQTQSLESYRLNAAHFSVKPGNYKIKIHLTDNNSKEISSATRKAGVPDFTRGEVSVSNPLFIGAFADSANLPLFKKENRTVIPSVSRAFGDPDSLLHFYYEIYSRQPEPRAIRLEYEITQRHHGMWTRQTDSLNLTAAKTPVFANLPVGKFPPGDYRLKLTVREGKKELAKEEAEFKMNWNWEAALVYNFKDVVDLLRYFSRETDVEPLEKTPKEKRLEAWDKFWKDRDPTQATRENEAKKEFERRVRFADAYFSYMGLPGWKSDMGKIYIRYGEPDQVDEDQSGLRNTNPFVAEDEDRYTSNVTRIRQTGHSTQTWYYFSFRRAFSFEDVTGNGSWVLRPPFDGRRF, from the coding sequence ATGGAACTTTACCCCTCCCAACGACTAATGAAGCTTTTTGCCGCCTCGCTGACCGTTCTCTTCGCCACCGCCAACCTCTTTGGCCAAAACCCCCTCTCCAAGGACAGCCGCGTGGGAATCCCACCGTTCGAAGTGGATTTTGCGGCTTTTGCCGATACAGCCAAAGGGAAAAGCCGGCTGGAGGTGTATTACAAACTCCGCAACGTTGGCTTCAGTTTTGTAAAAAAGGGAAGCGAGTACCAAGCCGCCTACGAGGTGGAGGTAAGTCTGGAAGGTGAAAACGGGCGGGAAGTCGCCTCCAAACATAACTCAGAGGAGTTTGCAGTCCCGACCTACGATCAAACCCAGAGTCTGGAAAGCTATCGGCTGAACGCCGCCCATTTCTCTGTAAAACCGGGTAACTACAAGATTAAAATTCATTTGACGGACAACAACTCCAAGGAAATCTCCTCCGCCACGCGGAAAGCCGGCGTGCCGGACTTCACCCGCGGAGAGGTGTCGGTCAGTAACCCCCTTTTCATCGGCGCCTTTGCCGATTCGGCCAACCTCCCCCTCTTCAAAAAAGAGAACCGGACGGTCATCCCCTCCGTCTCCCGCGCCTTTGGCGATCCGGACTCGCTCCTGCATTTTTATTATGAGATTTATTCCAGACAGCCGGAGCCCCGGGCCATCCGCTTGGAATACGAAATTACCCAGCGCCACCACGGGATGTGGACAAGGCAAACCGATTCGCTTAATCTCACCGCCGCCAAAACCCCCGTCTTCGCCAATCTTCCCGTCGGCAAATTCCCCCCCGGCGACTACCGGCTTAAACTGACGGTGCGGGAAGGGAAAAAAGAGCTGGCCAAAGAGGAGGCGGAATTCAAAATGAACTGGAACTGGGAGGCCGCGCTGGTCTACAACTTCAAGGACGTGGTGGACCTCCTGCGCTATTTTTCCCGCGAAACGGACGTGGAACCGCTGGAAAAAACCCCAAAGGAAAAGCGGCTGGAGGCCTGGGACAAATTTTGGAAGGATCGTGACCCGACCCAGGCCACCCGGGAAAACGAGGCCAAAAAGGAGTTCGAACGGCGGGTCCGCTTCGCGGACGCCTATTTCAGCTATATGGGGCTCCCCGGCTGGAAGTCGGACATGGGAAAAATTTACATCCGCTACGGCGAGCCGGATCAAGTGGACGAGGACCAGTCCGGCCTGCGCAACACGAATCCCTTCGTGGCGGAAGACGAGGACCGCTATACCTCCAATGTCACCCGCATCCGCCAGACCGGACACTCCACCCAGACCTGGTATTACTTCAGCTTCCGCCGCGCCTTTTCCTTTGAAGATGTCACCGGCAACGGCAGCTGGGTTTTGCGTCCTCCCTTCGACGGGCGGAGGTTCTGA
- a CDS encoding trehalose-6-phosphate synthase has protein sequence MVWDSAALKEAVRAKIGEHKFIAVSNREPYVHRFGPQGIVCERPVSGMAVALDPVLQACGGIWVAHGSGEADREVVDGHSRIAVPPGKYAYTLRRVWLTPEEEQGYYYGFANEALWPLCHIAFTQPVFRQSDWEAYRRVNEKFADAVLEEMGSDTGFVFIQDYHFVLLPRILKKRRPELVVAQFWHIPWPNREAFRICPWGEEILDGLLGNDLLGFHIRYHCQNFLETVERSIEAKVDYERNSVFRGGMETLVRPFPISIDFAQVDKMAGCGETSARSAQLRAEHRLNGMKVGIGIDRMDYIKGIPERLAAVDRFFEKYPEYRERFVFLQLGPGSRTEIQKYKEYNLTIENLAGEINRKHGTADWQPVLLHRTHLPPEEVTAYYLVADLCLVSSLHDGMNLVAKEYVAARKDGEGVLVLSHFTGAARELEQAVLVNPYATDELADALKAALEMPAEEKARRMERMRETVMENNIYRWAGKIITELNRRLV, from the coding sequence ATGGTATGGGACAGCGCGGCCTTGAAGGAGGCCGTCCGCGCCAAAATCGGCGAACATAAATTCATTGCCGTTTCCAACCGGGAACCGTACGTGCACCGGTTCGGCCCGCAGGGAATCGTCTGCGAGCGGCCGGTTTCCGGAATGGCGGTCGCCTTGGATCCGGTTTTGCAGGCCTGCGGCGGCATCTGGGTGGCGCACGGCTCCGGCGAGGCGGACCGGGAGGTGGTGGACGGGCACTCGCGCATCGCCGTTCCCCCCGGAAAATACGCCTACACCCTGCGGCGGGTCTGGCTCACGCCGGAAGAAGAACAGGGGTACTACTACGGCTTTGCCAACGAGGCGCTTTGGCCGCTCTGCCACATCGCCTTCACCCAGCCGGTTTTCCGCCAGTCCGACTGGGAGGCCTACCGCCGGGTAAATGAGAAATTCGCCGACGCCGTTCTGGAGGAGATGGGGTCGGACACCGGGTTTGTGTTCATCCAGGACTACCACTTCGTCCTGTTGCCCCGGATTTTGAAAAAGCGCCGGCCGGAACTGGTGGTGGCGCAGTTCTGGCACATTCCCTGGCCCAACCGGGAGGCGTTCCGCATTTGCCCCTGGGGGGAGGAGATTTTGGACGGGCTTTTGGGGAATGATTTGCTGGGGTTTCACATCCGCTACCACTGCCAGAATTTTTTGGAGACCGTCGAGCGGAGCATCGAGGCCAAGGTGGACTATGAGCGGAACTCGGTCTTCCGGGGGGGGATGGAAACTTTGGTGCGCCCCTTTCCCATCAGCATCGATTTTGCCCAGGTGGATAAAATGGCCGGATGCGGCGAAACCTCCGCGCGCTCCGCCCAGCTGCGGGCGGAGCATCGCCTGAACGGTATGAAAGTGGGAATCGGCATCGACCGGATGGATTACATCAAAGGGATTCCGGAACGGCTGGCCGCGGTGGACCGTTTTTTTGAAAAATATCCGGAATACCGGGAACGCTTCGTTTTTTTGCAGCTCGGACCCGGCTCGCGCACGGAAATCCAGAAGTACAAGGAGTACAATCTTACCATTGAAAACCTGGCGGGTGAAATCAACCGCAAGCACGGCACGGCCGACTGGCAGCCGGTTCTTTTGCACCGCACCCACCTGCCGCCCGAGGAGGTGACGGCGTATTATCTTGTGGCCGATTTATGCCTGGTCAGCTCGCTGCACGACGGGATGAATTTGGTGGCCAAGGAGTATGTCGCCGCCAGGAAGGACGGGGAAGGGGTTCTGGTGTTAAGCCATTTCACCGGCGCCGCGCGGGAGCTGGAACAAGCGGTTTTGGTAAACCCCTACGCCACGGACGAACTGGCGGACGCCTTGAAGGCCGCCTTGGAAATGCCGGCGGAGGAAAAGGCCCGGCGAATGGAACGGATGCGGGAGACCGTAATGGAAAATAACATTTACCGCTGGGCGGGGAAAATCATCACCGAACTGAACCGGCGGCTGGTGTAA
- a CDS encoding GWxTD domain-containing protein encodes MKKLLFCLLFPSALWAQDTLKQNSPLSVVTDYACFREGDSIRLEIYYALSSTELTLTPADSQTGGPGKYLAYVLAYVDLFTPEGRPLDSLSKTTAFRVTRIDTTNELSEIFDFWVAPGNYKARLSVWDMKSGRAGQDTLEIEVPDLRKGMSFSSLQLARLITDRKRQPGASLYKKGDRLIVPNPPATYSLDDPRLYFYVELYGLAPARPELKNFDLEYSILSPAGDTLKSSGFHKHPKEEPAALSASVDLSMLPPGIYSLFLTARDPATGAAASQSKTFLLFPPSLRPPVAEEELDYFPKVTHFLLTNQEKEIYRASNRTGQLNFINEWWQKHDPTPQTPENEYKFEAYRRFAKSVERFSRSAGAQDGWQTDRGRVLMLYGEPANIEQSPASPDNLPWQKWEYTRLAAGKQGLFVFADLRGLGNYELVHSTVPGEKQNPNWENMLSQNLLRR; translated from the coding sequence GTGAAAAAACTGCTGTTTTGTTTGCTGTTTCCTTCCGCGCTTTGGGCCCAGGATACACTAAAGCAAAATTCCCCCTTGAGTGTGGTCACGGACTATGCCTGTTTCCGCGAGGGTGACTCCATTCGGTTGGAAATTTACTACGCTCTCTCCTCCACGGAGCTGACTCTGACGCCGGCCGACAGTCAAACCGGCGGGCCGGGAAAATATCTGGCCTACGTGCTGGCTTATGTCGATTTGTTCACCCCGGAGGGCCGACCTCTCGATTCCCTGTCAAAAACCACCGCCTTCCGGGTGACCCGGATCGACACCACCAACGAGCTTTCCGAAATTTTCGACTTTTGGGTCGCGCCGGGAAACTACAAAGCCCGCCTCTCGGTCTGGGATATGAAAAGCGGCCGCGCGGGGCAGGACACGCTGGAAATCGAAGTGCCGGATTTGCGGAAGGGGATGAGCTTCAGTTCCCTTCAATTGGCCCGCTTGATAACCGACAGAAAACGCCAGCCGGGGGCCAGCTTGTACAAAAAAGGGGACCGGCTGATTGTGCCGAACCCCCCCGCCACCTACAGTTTGGACGACCCGCGCTTGTACTTTTATGTCGAACTGTACGGCCTGGCGCCGGCCCGCCCCGAACTGAAAAATTTTGATCTGGAATATTCCATTCTAAGTCCCGCCGGGGACACACTTAAATCTTCGGGGTTTCACAAGCATCCCAAGGAAGAACCGGCCGCCCTTTCCGCCTCCGTGGATTTGTCGATGCTCCCGCCGGGAATCTACTCGCTTTTCCTTACCGCCCGCGACCCGGCCACCGGCGCCGCCGCTTCCCAGAGCAAAACCTTCCTGCTCTTCCCCCCCTCCCTCCGCCCCCCCGTGGCGGAAGAGGAGCTGGACTATTTTCCCAAGGTCACCCATTTTCTTTTGACCAATCAGGAAAAGGAGATTTACCGCGCCTCCAACCGCACGGGCCAGTTGAACTTCATCAATGAATGGTGGCAAAAGCACGACCCCACCCCCCAGACCCCCGAAAACGAGTACAAATTCGAGGCCTACCGCCGTTTCGCGAAATCAGTGGAGCGCTTCTCCCGCTCCGCCGGGGCGCAGGACGGCTGGCAGACCGACCGCGGCCGGGTGTTGATGCTGTACGGGGAACCGGCCAATATCGAGCAGTCCCCGGCCTCTCCGGATAATCTGCCCTGGCAGAAATGGGAGTACACCCGCCTGGCGGCCGGCAAGCAGGGGCTTTTCGTCTTTGCCGATTTGCGAGGGTTGGGGAATTACGAGCTTGTGCACTCCACCGTCCCGGGGGAAAAGCAAAACCCAAACTGGGAAAATATGTTGAGCCAGAACCTGCTCCGCCGCTGA
- a CDS encoding DNA translocase FtsK 4TM domain-containing protein, whose product MAEKSKKGFFKKTKDNSAKIGRIFRPFFRWEVAGLLGVFFGLLLLISLVTYDSSDNEKLSRFSFGALFHPKEVLTANKAGILGAWLAYNFYAQSGFFAIVLGLFALVFGSQLFLKKNWSRLYLKAAPFVIYYVLFAVIVDAVLHQELYQFDGEPTFGGAFSFGIASFLMALIGQVGAVVLLLALALALVVLFKPELLKMKFKKPEIPSVRFPTAKPKEEANLAMAAERPIRGAVAVKKESSWKKFWNTFRDFGKVEIEGARQAEVSRTGKAGAAVLAPEVAESEEVVVPPKKKVGGAVPVQQESFFKELSDTLKIVKTPDPDLGKYEYPSLALLADPPQGQRGITREEIGRLSDTLEKTLATFGVAIEDQIEAHPGPIITRFEFKPAAGVKINQIVSLADDLALALQAKRIRVVAPIPGKAAVGIEVPNPNPQTVYLKEILASGAFADEGMRLPMALGKTIGGEALTYDLAKMPHLLIAGATGSGKSVCLNVLITSLLYRKHPAELRFIFIDPKMLELSVYAGIPHLERAVVTSPRIAEKVLADAVIEMEERYRALAKASVRNIEDYNKKKKANERLPYLVIIVDELADLMMSSVSTRTETLITRLAQMARAVGIHLVLATQRPSVDVITGLIKANFSSRIAFQVASKVDSRTILDANGAEKLLGSGDMLFMYTGRPEPERIHGAYISGSETEELVGFLKAQNYEVPPMDNFAVTPEAELEEETNDDRPDDLFRQAVELVVRHRQGSVSLLQRRLGVGYQRAARLIDQLEAAGIVGPYDGSKAREVLVDKDYLAKQGSAPLPPAN is encoded by the coding sequence ATGGCCGAAAAAAGCAAAAAAGGATTCTTCAAAAAAACCAAGGATAACAGCGCCAAAATCGGGCGCATCTTTCGCCCGTTTTTCCGCTGGGAAGTGGCCGGGCTTTTGGGGGTTTTCTTTGGGCTTTTGCTTTTAATTTCGCTCGTTACCTACGACAGCTCGGATAACGAAAAGCTTTCCCGCTTCTCTTTCGGGGCGCTTTTTCACCCCAAGGAAGTGCTGACGGCCAACAAGGCGGGGATTCTGGGGGCGTGGCTGGCGTACAACTTCTACGCGCAGAGTGGATTTTTCGCCATAGTTCTCGGGCTTTTCGCACTTGTTTTTGGCAGCCAGCTTTTTTTGAAGAAAAACTGGAGTCGGTTATACCTCAAGGCGGCGCCGTTCGTCATCTATTACGTGCTTTTTGCCGTCATCGTGGATGCGGTTCTGCATCAGGAACTTTATCAATTTGACGGGGAGCCGACTTTTGGCGGGGCCTTTTCCTTTGGCATCGCCTCGTTCCTAATGGCGTTGATCGGACAGGTGGGGGCGGTGGTTTTGCTTTTGGCATTGGCCCTGGCTTTGGTTGTTTTGTTCAAGCCGGAGCTTTTGAAGATGAAATTCAAAAAGCCGGAAATCCCCTCGGTGAGGTTTCCAACCGCCAAGCCGAAGGAAGAGGCAAATTTGGCGATGGCGGCAGAGCGTCCAATTCGAGGGGCCGTGGCGGTAAAAAAAGAGTCGAGTTGGAAAAAGTTCTGGAACACGTTCAGGGATTTCGGCAAGGTGGAGATAGAAGGAGCTCGCCAAGCGGAGGTTTCCCGAACGGGCAAAGCCGGGGCGGCGGTACTGGCTCCAGAAGTCGCTGAATCGGAAGAAGTAGTTGTGCCGCCGAAGAAAAAAGTGGGCGGGGCCGTGCCGGTGCAGCAGGAGAGTTTTTTCAAAGAACTTTCCGACACGCTTAAAATCGTCAAGACGCCGGATCCGGATTTGGGGAAATATGAGTATCCATCTTTGGCGCTTTTGGCCGACCCGCCGCAGGGGCAGCGGGGCATCACTCGGGAAGAAATAGGGCGGCTTTCGGATACTTTGGAAAAGACCCTAGCCACCTTCGGCGTGGCAATCGAAGATCAGATTGAAGCCCATCCGGGGCCGATTATCACCCGTTTTGAGTTCAAACCGGCGGCGGGGGTTAAAATCAACCAAATCGTCTCGCTGGCGGATGATTTGGCCCTGGCTTTGCAGGCCAAGCGGATTCGGGTGGTCGCTCCCATCCCCGGCAAGGCGGCGGTGGGGATCGAGGTTCCCAATCCGAACCCCCAAACGGTTTATTTGAAGGAGATTTTGGCCTCGGGCGCTTTTGCCGATGAGGGGATGCGGCTGCCGATGGCTCTGGGCAAGACCATCGGCGGGGAGGCCTTAACGTATGATTTGGCCAAGATGCCGCATCTTTTAATCGCCGGCGCCACCGGAAGCGGAAAGTCGGTTTGCTTGAATGTACTCATTACCAGTTTGCTCTACCGCAAGCACCCGGCGGAGCTTAGGTTTATTTTCATCGACCCGAAAATGCTGGAGCTTTCGGTTTATGCCGGGATTCCGCACCTTGAACGGGCGGTGGTTACTTCGCCGCGCATTGCCGAGAAGGTTTTGGCGGATGCCGTCATCGAAATGGAGGAGCGGTACCGTGCCTTGGCGAAGGCCTCCGTTCGCAACATCGAGGATTACAACAAGAAAAAGAAGGCGAACGAGCGGCTGCCGTATTTGGTCATCATTGTGGATGAGCTGGCGGATTTGATGATGTCGTCCGTCTCCACCCGAACCGAAACTTTAATCACCCGGCTGGCGCAGATGGCGCGGGCGGTCGGCATCCATCTCGTTTTGGCCACGCAGCGCCCCTCCGTGGACGTCATCACCGGGCTTATCAAGGCGAATTTCTCCTCGCGCATCGCTTTTCAAGTCGCATCCAAGGTGGATTCCAGAACGATTCTGGATGCCAACGGTGCCGAGAAACTTTTGGGCTCCGGGGACATGCTCTTTATGTACACCGGGCGGCCGGAGCCGGAGCGGATTCACGGGGCGTACATTTCCGGTTCCGAGACGGAGGAGCTGGTCGGCTTTTTGAAGGCGCAAAACTACGAGGTGCCGCCGATGGACAATTTTGCCGTCACGCCGGAAGCGGAGTTGGAAGAGGAGACCAACGACGACCGTCCGGATGATTTATTCCGCCAGGCGGTCGAGCTGGTCGTGCGCCACCGGCAGGGGTCGGTTTCGCTTCTGCAAAGGCGTTTAGGAGTCGGCTACCAGCGGGCGGCACGGCTCATCGACCAATTGGAGGCGGCGGGAATCGTGGGGCCGTACGACGGCTCCAAGGCGCGGGAGGTCTTGGTGGACAAGGATTATCTGGCGAAGCAGGGTTCGGCTCCGCTGCCGCCTGCGAATTGA
- a CDS encoding DUF5752 family protein: MNGPAKSFVFFSSVPLVELTGRTARTVRQLAEEVERAEAAVIFFHTHDYVREHHFLAREYPSDFAYWAAEILLEKGLGERLAFVDLRHFTSIEALRAEILAILKSQGGKRAEREVLPGLEFHFRKSINIVVPTGHTASSLAEFREGLFRVDLNSLYYHLIEAHLRDEAPGNDFSNWVAECLGKEKLAAQIAQIDPYINTLEQTRQKLLGLVDRELAKERVVAKLGSYPQTTGVGRFLQESELFRKVRGLFEKKTPGKP; this comes from the coding sequence ATGAACGGGCCGGCGAAAAGCTTCGTTTTTTTCAGTTCCGTCCCGCTGGTGGAGCTGACCGGGCGGACGGCGCGCACCGTGCGCCAGCTGGCCGAGGAGGTGGAGCGGGCGGAGGCGGCTGTCATTTTCTTCCACACCCACGACTACGTGCGGGAGCACCATTTTCTGGCGCGGGAGTACCCCTCCGATTTTGCCTATTGGGCGGCGGAGATTCTCTTGGAAAAGGGGTTGGGGGAACGGCTGGCGTTCGTGGACTTGCGCCACTTCACCTCCATTGAAGCCCTTCGGGCCGAGATTCTGGCCATTTTGAAAAGCCAGGGTGGAAAGCGGGCCGAGCGGGAGGTTTTGCCCGGGCTGGAGTTTCATTTCCGCAAATCGATCAACATCGTGGTTCCCACCGGCCACACGGCCTCCAGCCTGGCCGAGTTCCGGGAAGGGCTTTTTCGGGTGGACTTAAACAGCCTGTACTACCATTTAATCGAAGCCCATCTGCGGGACGAGGCGCCGGGAAACGATTTTTCCAACTGGGTGGCGGAATGTTTGGGGAAGGAGAAGCTGGCCGCCCAGATTGCCCAGATCGACCCCTACATCAACACGCTGGAGCAGACCCGGCAGAAACTTTTGGGGCTGGTGGACCGGGAACTCGCCAAGGAGCGGGTGGTGGCGAAGCTGGGAAGCTACCCGCAGACCACCGGGGTGGGGCGGTTTTTGCAGGAGAGCGAGCTGTTTAGAAAAGTGCGCGGGCTTTTCGAAAAGAAAACGCCCGGGAAACCGTAG
- the otsB gene encoding trehalose-phosphatase, which yields MKPLAASRLEIEKRIRAANQILVFLDYDGTLVPIQPTPELARLSTGQKKILADLARRPRFKVGLLTGRSLKDIRRAVRVPGLFYAANYGLAIVTLQKSWVHPEAQKKVPMLKKILPWLKKLSLEFRGVRIEDKALTVAIHYRQYKGKPERLKKRLEEIIRGHHVAFMLKTGKKIFEVYPAVKWDKGKALLKVERLLGFRRAPLVIFFGDDHADEEAFRQMGPKDVSVAVGRGWKTAARYFCKNSAEVMRFLESLLKIEPGGKN from the coding sequence GTGAAGCCGCTTGCCGCCTCGCGCCTGGAAATCGAAAAACGGATTCGGGCGGCCAATCAAATTCTTGTTTTTCTGGATTACGACGGCACGCTGGTTCCCATCCAGCCCACCCCCGAACTGGCCCGGCTTTCGACCGGGCAGAAAAAAATTCTGGCCGACCTTGCCCGGCGGCCCCGATTCAAGGTCGGGCTTTTAACCGGCCGGAGCTTGAAGGATATCCGCCGGGCCGTGAGGGTCCCCGGGTTGTTTTACGCCGCCAATTACGGGCTGGCGATTGTCACCCTGCAAAAGAGCTGGGTGCATCCGGAAGCGCAAAAAAAAGTGCCCATGCTTAAAAAGATACTCCCCTGGCTGAAAAAATTGAGTTTGGAATTCCGGGGGGTGCGTATTGAGGATAAAGCATTGACTGTCGCCATCCACTACCGGCAATACAAAGGGAAGCCGGAGCGGCTGAAAAAAAGGCTGGAGGAAATCATACGGGGACATCACGTGGCGTTTATGCTTAAAACCGGCAAGAAAATATTCGAAGTTTATCCGGCCGTTAAGTGGGACAAGGGGAAAGCGCTTTTGAAAGTGGAACGGCTGCTGGGTTTTCGCCGGGCGCCGCTGGTAATTTTTTTTGGGGATGACCATGCGGACGAGGAGGCGTTTCGACAGATGGGCCCGAAGGATGTCTCCGTGGCAGTGGGGAGGGGCTGGAAAACGGCGGCGCGATATTTCTGCAAAAACAGCGCCGAGGTGATGCGGTTCCTTGAGTCGCTTTTGAAAATCGAGCCGGGCGGGAAGAACTGA